In one Myxocyprinus asiaticus isolate MX2 ecotype Aquarium Trade chromosome 29, UBuf_Myxa_2, whole genome shotgun sequence genomic region, the following are encoded:
- the LOC127419825 gene encoding platelet glycoprotein Ib alpha chain isoform X1 gives MGSIIIITLLFFMMQFCVVMSNICQSDRNPDHKLHVSCVSQGLTAVPEGIDPLTQVLVLSKNQFSSLSWSAYSGFTHLHELDLSYNQISVIEPPGPVLKKLSVLNLSGNRLAGLGGRVFSCAPSLMEIYLNENELRSLHDATFSELPYLEVIELSQNKLTALPSHLLEKMSSISLKTFDLENNSLSLMPDDFFSSKPDIAYVYLSHNPWLCSCAIGYLHSYLNDQDYNIYIHEGPKSITQGPETVVCAKPPHLTGRSIIELEKDVFCPPEPTNPPALYHRGDIGFDMALDISGDLDTISITHLPPPRTWPTTTLHTVESWTDIWSEFWTDIWTESSYFSLTKILPVVTSTEPSIDVPTEVTTESARSDISKTIRYTIRPELQTTIASVTALPEHPPTGPITYNYNLDRPKLQTTEPITAQPHTTTGSQSDQTKLPTIGPITAQLQTTTGPITAPLKLPTNTQTSSLPNWTEGTDAWVVNERMLPWCWWLFAGFVVLCVLSALTSCFLFLWLLKNYLGVYCRLKRHTSTCSDCKGVTLQAYRRSENTSAQGEDNKGERVTFLPLIQLKDVQAVFRSVLYISKEDERDDGHGMRDLHGGGTKGRDVSTKIELVSITEEERDKRREDAAQMMHGDVFRKTLYRVISREEETDGWVEEEESWRTTRDQRTARYSLILREESEERTGNEWVVGEWQMGERGAAYERACSLTGQVES, from the exons ATGGGATCCATCATCATTATCACCCTCCTCTTCTTCATGATGCAGTTCTGTGTCGTCATGAGCAATATCTGTCAGAGCGACAGGAATCCAGACCATAAGCTGCATGTGAGTTGTGTTAGTCAGGGTCTAACAGCCGTTCCTGAAGGGATCGATCCACTCACACAGGTTCTAGTTCTCTCAAAAAATCAGTTTAGTTCTCTGTCCTGGTCTGCTTATTCTGGATTCACACACCTGCATGAGCTGGATTTGAGCTACAATCAAATCTCTGTGATAGAACCACCAG GTCCAGTGCTAAAGAAATTGAGTGTGTTGAATCTGTCTGGTAACAGGTTGGCTGGTTTGGGTGGCAGGGTGTTCAGTTGTGCTCCAAGCCTGATGGAGATTTACTTGAATGAAAATGAGCTTCGTTCTCTTCATGACGCCACCTTCAGCGAATTGCCTTATCTGGAGGTTATTGAACTTTCTCAGAATAAGCTTACAGCCCTCCCTTCTCACCTTCTGGAGAAGATGTCTTCCATTAGCCTGAAGACATTTGATTTGGAGAACAACAGTTTGTCGCTCATGCCTGACGATTTCTTCTCCTCCAAACCTGATATAGCTTACGTTTACCTGTCCCACAACCCCTGGCTCTGCAGCTGTGCAATTGGATACCTCCACAGCTACCTGAATGATCAGGATTATAACATTTACATacatgaaggtccaaaaagcatcaCTCAAGGTCCTGAAACTGTAGTGTGTGCCAAACCGCCACACCTGACCGGACGGAGCATAATTGAACTGGAGAAAGATGTCTTCTGCCCACCAGAACCTACAAATCCTCCAGCCCTCTACCACAGAGGAGACATAGGTTTTGACATGGCTCTTGATATTTCAGGTGATTTGGACACTATCTCAATCACACACCTCCCACCTCCAAGAACCTGGCCGACCACCACACTGCACACAGTTGAGTCCTGGACCGACATTTGGTCCGAATTCTGGACAGACATTTGGACAGAGTCCTCATATTTTTCCTTAACAAAAATTCTCCCAGTAGTCACTTCAACAGAACCTTCAATAGATGTTCCCACTGAAGTTACCACCGAATCAGCACGATCAGACATCTCAAAAACAATCAGATATACCATCCGACCCGAACTACAAACAACTATTGCATCAGTTACAGCCCTACCTGAACATCCACCCACTGGACCAATTACATACAATTACAATCTGGATCGACCCAAACTACAAACCACTGAACCAATTACTGCCCAACCCCATACCACAACTGGATCACAATCTGACCAAACAAAACTACCAACCATTGGACCAATTACTGCCCAGCTGCAAACCACAACTGGACCAATAACAGCCCCACTCAAACTGCCAACCAACACCCAAACAAGCAGCTTGCCGAATTGGACTGAGGGCACAGATGCTTGGGTGGTGAATGAAAGGATGTTGCCATGGTGCTGGTGGTTATTTGCTGGGTTTGTGGTGTTGTGTGTGCTGTCCGcactcacttcctgtttcctgttcctTTGGCTCCTAAAAAATTACCTTGGAGTTTACTGCCGACTCAAGCGGCATACCTCAACCTGCTCGGACTGCAAGGGGGTCACCTTACAGGCATACAGGCGCTCTGAAAACACGTCAGCACAAGGAGAGGACAACAAGGGCGAAAGAGTGACGTTTCTACCCCTAATACAGCTAAAAGACGTGCAAGCTGTATTCCGGAGCGTCCTCTACATCTCCAAAGAAGATGAGCGGGATGATGGACACGGAATGAGGGATCTACATGGAGGAGGAACTAAAGGAAGAGATGTTTCTACCAAAATAGAACTGGTGTCCAtcacagaggaagagagagataaACGGAGAGAGGATGCAGCACAGATGATGCACGGGGACGTTTTCAGGAAGACGCTGTACAGAGTGATTAGCCGAGAGGAGGAAACCGATGGATGGGTAGAAGAAGAGGAAAGCTGGAGGACTACTCGAGACCAAAGAACAGCTCGCTACAGTCTGATTCTGAGGGAGGAGAGTGAGGAGAGGACAGGCAATGAGTGGGTGGTTGGCGAGTGGCAGATGGGAGAGAGGGGCGCAGCCTATGAGAGGGCCTGCTCCCTAACTGGCCAAGTGGAGAGCTGA
- the LOC127419825 gene encoding platelet glycoprotein Ib alpha chain isoform X2, which produces MEIYLNENELRSLHDATFSELPYLEVIELSQNKLTALPSHLLEKMSSISLKTFDLENNSLSLMPDDFFSSKPDIAYVYLSHNPWLCSCAIGYLHSYLNDQDYNIYIHEGPKSITQGPETVVCAKPPHLTGRSIIELEKDVFCPPEPTNPPALYHRGDIGFDMALDISGDLDTISITHLPPPRTWPTTTLHTVESWTDIWSEFWTDIWTESSYFSLTKILPVVTSTEPSIDVPTEVTTESARSDISKTIRYTIRPELQTTIASVTALPEHPPTGPITYNYNLDRPKLQTTEPITAQPHTTTGSQSDQTKLPTIGPITAQLQTTTGPITAPLKLPTNTQTSSLPNWTEGTDAWVVNERMLPWCWWLFAGFVVLCVLSALTSCFLFLWLLKNYLGVYCRLKRHTSTCSDCKGVTLQAYRRSENTSAQGEDNKGERVTFLPLIQLKDVQAVFRSVLYISKEDERDDGHGMRDLHGGGTKGRDVSTKIELVSITEEERDKRREDAAQMMHGDVFRKTLYRVISREEETDGWVEEEESWRTTRDQRTARYSLILREESEERTGNEWVVGEWQMGERGAAYERACSLTGQVES; this is translated from the coding sequence ATGGAGATTTACTTGAATGAAAATGAGCTTCGTTCTCTTCATGACGCCACCTTCAGCGAATTGCCTTATCTGGAGGTTATTGAACTTTCTCAGAATAAGCTTACAGCCCTCCCTTCTCACCTTCTGGAGAAGATGTCTTCCATTAGCCTGAAGACATTTGATTTGGAGAACAACAGTTTGTCGCTCATGCCTGACGATTTCTTCTCCTCCAAACCTGATATAGCTTACGTTTACCTGTCCCACAACCCCTGGCTCTGCAGCTGTGCAATTGGATACCTCCACAGCTACCTGAATGATCAGGATTATAACATTTACATacatgaaggtccaaaaagcatcaCTCAAGGTCCTGAAACTGTAGTGTGTGCCAAACCGCCACACCTGACCGGACGGAGCATAATTGAACTGGAGAAAGATGTCTTCTGCCCACCAGAACCTACAAATCCTCCAGCCCTCTACCACAGAGGAGACATAGGTTTTGACATGGCTCTTGATATTTCAGGTGATTTGGACACTATCTCAATCACACACCTCCCACCTCCAAGAACCTGGCCGACCACCACACTGCACACAGTTGAGTCCTGGACCGACATTTGGTCCGAATTCTGGACAGACATTTGGACAGAGTCCTCATATTTTTCCTTAACAAAAATTCTCCCAGTAGTCACTTCAACAGAACCTTCAATAGATGTTCCCACTGAAGTTACCACCGAATCAGCACGATCAGACATCTCAAAAACAATCAGATATACCATCCGACCCGAACTACAAACAACTATTGCATCAGTTACAGCCCTACCTGAACATCCACCCACTGGACCAATTACATACAATTACAATCTGGATCGACCCAAACTACAAACCACTGAACCAATTACTGCCCAACCCCATACCACAACTGGATCACAATCTGACCAAACAAAACTACCAACCATTGGACCAATTACTGCCCAGCTGCAAACCACAACTGGACCAATAACAGCCCCACTCAAACTGCCAACCAACACCCAAACAAGCAGCTTGCCGAATTGGACTGAGGGCACAGATGCTTGGGTGGTGAATGAAAGGATGTTGCCATGGTGCTGGTGGTTATTTGCTGGGTTTGTGGTGTTGTGTGTGCTGTCCGcactcacttcctgtttcctgttcctTTGGCTCCTAAAAAATTACCTTGGAGTTTACTGCCGACTCAAGCGGCATACCTCAACCTGCTCGGACTGCAAGGGGGTCACCTTACAGGCATACAGGCGCTCTGAAAACACGTCAGCACAAGGAGAGGACAACAAGGGCGAAAGAGTGACGTTTCTACCCCTAATACAGCTAAAAGACGTGCAAGCTGTATTCCGGAGCGTCCTCTACATCTCCAAAGAAGATGAGCGGGATGATGGACACGGAATGAGGGATCTACATGGAGGAGGAACTAAAGGAAGAGATGTTTCTACCAAAATAGAACTGGTGTCCAtcacagaggaagagagagataaACGGAGAGAGGATGCAGCACAGATGATGCACGGGGACGTTTTCAGGAAGACGCTGTACAGAGTGATTAGCCGAGAGGAGGAAACCGATGGATGGGTAGAAGAAGAGGAAAGCTGGAGGACTACTCGAGACCAAAGAACAGCTCGCTACAGTCTGATTCTGAGGGAGGAGAGTGAGGAGAGGACAGGCAATGAGTGGGTGGTTGGCGAGTGGCAGATGGGAGAGAGGGGCGCAGCCTATGAGAGGGCCTGCTCCCTAACTGGCCAAGTGGAGAGCTGA